One window of the Nicotiana tabacum cultivar K326 chromosome 4, ASM71507v2, whole genome shotgun sequence genome contains the following:
- the LOC107816273 gene encoding aldehyde dehydrogenase family 7 member B4 isoform X2, with amino-acid sequence MRKACKLALKQQKFGCRFLHQKEVRLLGRLVMHSEQTFRNLVGLFHLKWGRYSPKESERFKYVISQLTNIQCRQQLYYWKLSVEVIDMCDFAVGLSRQLNGSIIPSERPNHMMLEMWNPLGIVGVITAFNFPCAVLGWNACIALVCGNCVVWKGAPTTPLVTIAMTKIVASVLEKNNLPGSIFTAFCGGAEIGEAIAKDTRIPLVSFTGSSKVGLAVQQTVNQRFGKCLLELSGNNAIIVMDDADIKLAVRSVLFAAVGTAGQRCTTCRRLLVHETVYEKVLEPLVDVYKQVKIGDPLEKGTLLGPLHTRTSRENFEKGIQNIKSQGGKILTGGSVIESEGYFVHPTIVEISPKAEVVKEELFAPVLYIMKFKTFEEAVEINNSVPQGLSSSIFTRNPQVLFKWIGAQGSDCGIVNVNIPTNGAEIGGAFGGEKGTGGGREAGSDSWKQYMRRSTCTINYGNELPLAQGINFG; translated from the exons GTTCCTGCACCAAAAAGAGGTGAGATTGTTAGGCAGATTGGTGATGCACTCCGAGCAAAccttcaggaatttggtcggctTGTTTCACTTGAAATGGGGAAGATACTCCCCGAAGGAATCGGAGAGGTTCAAGTATGTAATTTCACAACTCACTAACATACAGTGTAGACAACAGCTTTACTACTGGAAACTTTCTGTG GAAGTTATTGATATGTGTGATTTTGCTGTGGGATTGAGTCGACAACTGAATGGATCCATTATTCCTTCTGAAC GCCCTAACCATATGATGTTGGAG ATGTGGAATCCTCTTGGGATAGTTGGTGTGATCACGGCTTTCAACTTCCCATGTGCTGTACTTG GATGGAATGCGTGTATTGCACTGGTCTGCGGCAATTGTGTTGTCTG GAAAGGTGCTCCAACAACACCATTGGTTACCATTGCGATGACCAAAATTGTGGCTAGTGTATTGGAGAAAAACAATTTACCTGGTTCAATTTTTACTGCCTTCTGTGGTGGAGCTGAAATTGGTGAAGCAATAGCAAAGGACACTCGAATTCCTCTAGTTTCTTTCACTGGGAGCTCAAAG GTTGGTCTTGCAGTTCAGCAAACAGTAAATCAGAGATTTGGGAAATGCCTACTAGAACTAAGTGGAAATAATGCCATAATAGTAATGGATGATGCGGACATTAAACTTGCTGTTCGTTCTGTTTTATTTGCTGCCGTTGGTACGGCTGGTCAGCGCTGTACAACGTGCCGGAGACTG CTTGTTCACGAGACAGTATATGAGAAGGTACTTGAACCACTAGTTGATGTATACAAGCAAGTTAAGATAGGGGACCCTTTAGAAAAAGGTACCTTACTTGGGCCACTGCATACTCGCACCTCTAGGGAAAACTTCGAGAAGGGAATCCAAAATATCAAGTCCCAG GGCGGAAAGATCCTTACAGGTGGTTCAGTCATAGAATCTGAGGGTTACTTTGTGCATccaacaattgttgaaatttctCCAAAAGCTGAAGTTGTGAAGGAAGAATTGTTTGCTCCAGTTCTTTATATAATGAAGTTTAAG ACTTTCGAAGAAGCAGTTGAAATTAACAACTCTGTTCCTCAAGGTTTAAGTAGTTCCATCTTCACCCGAAATCCACAAGTTTTATTTAAGTGGATTGG AGCTCAAGGAAGTGACTGTGGCATCGTCAAtgtaaacataccaacaaatggAGCTGAAATTGGTGGTGCTTTTGGAGGTGAAAAAGGTACTGGTGGTGGCCGTGAGGCAGGAAGTGATTCTTGGAAACAATATATGAGGCGCTCAACTTG TACAATCAATTATGGGAATGAACTACCATTGGCACAAGGAATCAATTTTGGGTAA